The stretch of DNA CTTTGCGGAATATACCGCATAAGCGGTCTGTGTTGGCATATCCTTGATATTCTCTTTGACAGCGTTTGCCTTGTCTTTTACTTTATTTTTCGTATCTAAGACAGCACCAACCTTTGAGCCTGCACGCTGTCCCATGCTGGAAGTGGTATTGCCCCGATTTTCTTTTGAAGCTGTATTTTTTCTTTCCGCTCGTTTATTAGCAACGGCACTTCCAGCCACCGCACCAGCGACACCGCCCGAAATACCGCCAGCACTTACCGCCCTTGCAATACGGTGTTCCATACGCCTAGCCCCATGTCGCATAAACAGATACGGTCTGCGGAAAATTCTTCGTCCCATGCTTTGACTGTCATTAGCGTTCAAAGAGAACATACTCATTAAATCGCCCAGCTTCATGTAGATACCAGCGAAACATACTATCTGCAAAAACGCCACCATGAAAAATGGATAGTCTGTGGATATGTTATAAAACATACTGGAAATACTGAACGCCACCGTTACAATGAGCGTTATTCCTGCCCGTGTCATAATGGTATTAAACACCCTCACGATTGCCTGCTTTGCCATGCTTTCATAGCTCGGTATCATGGAAAGTAAAAAGCTGATAGGTAAAAACATTGCAAAGATAATAAAAAGTATCTGGCTGAACAACATCATGCCCGTAAGTAAGAATACAAATATTGTTATCCCTAAATTGAAGAACAATAGGAAGAACACCATGCCTAAACGGTTTACCACCTGCGGTATCGTCAGATTGTTGTTGTCGTTGTCCTCGATTTCTGTTTTCACGACTTCCTCTCTGGTCTTTCCGTCCTCGTCCTCTGGGCTTGCCGATACGAGAGCTTCTACACGGTCTGCCCCGATTTCCTCTGCGTTGCTGTTTCCAAATTGCAGAAGTAGCCACGGCTGTTCCACTTGAATAGAAAATAAGCTGTCCCGTATCAAGTCTACGCTGTCCTTGCCCTCGCTGTCAGAGTTGGGGAGCATGATTTTTGTTCCCAAATCAAGTGAAGCGGTACTGATGTCTGATGAAAATTCATTTATCTTCTTGATGTAATCGGGAGCATAGGCGATAAACGAAGCGGACAGTACGAACACCACTACAAAGTTGATAACGGCGTGAAGTGCCTTGCTGGTTTCCCGTTTGATAAGTCCCGTATAGGCAACATAAAGTCCCACCACTAAGATAATGAGAAGCAGGAAACCAACATAAAAGCCCGTAGAAGAAAAGCCGTTCTGTGTTACGCCTGCAAGGGTCTGTATGCTCTTTCCGATACTGTCTGCCATATCGTTAATGAAGTCC from Blautia sp. SC05B48 encodes:
- a CDS encoding CD3337/EF1877 family mobilome membrane protein; protein product: MKERIKGAFTKKKIFHFLKMALFVVALSLILLSLLGTVAHATGLVDDTINAENLYSKYPLSNYQLDFYVDNSWSWLPWNWLDGIGKSVQYGLYCITNFVWTISLYLSNATGYVVQEAYKLDFINDMADSIGKSIQTLAGVTQNGFSSTGFYVGFLLLIILVVGLYVAYTGLIKRETSKALHAVINFVVVFVLSASFIAYAPDYIKKINEFSSDISTASLDLGTKIMLPNSDSEGKDSVDLIRDSLFSIQVEQPWLLLQFGNSNAEEIGADRVEALVSASPEDEDGKTREEVVKTEIEDNDNNNLTIPQVVNRLGMVFFLLFFNLGITIFVFLLTGMMLFSQILFIIFAMFLPISFLLSMIPSYESMAKQAIVRVFNTIMTRAGITLIVTVAFSISSMFYNISTDYPFFMVAFLQIVCFAGIYMKLGDLMSMFSLNANDSQSMGRRIFRRPYLFMRHGARRMEHRIARAVSAGGISGGVAGAVAGSAVANKRAERKNTASKENRGNTTSSMGQRAGSKVGAVLDTKNKVKDKANAVKENIKDMPTQTAYAVYSAKEKAKSSVSDFKRGMVQEQQSRQTGRLEKQTQHRQNIADKRMELQKAQEARQAQRKADGSATTGATRPHERPATASTIPKPSMEKTQEVKRPATATTSKTSEPVKTSVIKERPLSSGASDRKATQSVQPVHRQNVEKVVSQETRQNYKAERTTKTQTFEQSKRTTEHTEKNRSLVMKKGQKKK